One region of Emys orbicularis isolate rEmyOrb1 chromosome 4, rEmyOrb1.hap1, whole genome shotgun sequence genomic DNA includes:
- the LIN7C gene encoding protein lin-7 homolog C isoform X1 — protein MAALGEPVRLERDICRAIELLEKLQRSGEVPPQKLQALQRVLQSEFCNAVREVYEHVYETVDISSSPEVRANATAKATVAAFAASEGHSHPRVVELPKTEEGLGFNIMGGKEQNSPIYISRIIPGGIADRHGGLKRGDQLLSVNGVSVEGEHHEKAVELLKAAQGKVKLVVRYTPKVLEEMESRFEKMRSAKRRQQN, from the exons ACATCTGCAGAGCTATTGAGTTGCTGGAAAAATTACAGAGGAGTGGAGAAGTACCACCACAAAAACTACAGGCTTTGCAAAGGGTTCTTCAAAGTGAGTTCTGTAATGCTGTGAGAGAG GTATATGAGCACGTATATGAAACTGTGGACATCAGCAGTAGCCCAGAAGTGAGAGCTAATGCTACAGCAAAG GCAACAGTTGCTGCATTTGCTGCCAGTGAAGGTCATTCACATCCCAGAGTTGTTGAACTGCCAAAAACAGAAGAAGGTCTTGGATTCAACATTATGGGAGGCAAAGAGCAAAACTCTCCAATCTATATCTCTCGAATTATCCCAGGCGGTATAGCTGATAGACATGGGGGACTGAAACGTGGAGACCAGCTTCTTTCTGTAAACGGAGTG AGCGTTGAAGGAGAACACCATGAAAAGGCAGTAGAACTGCTGAAAGCAGCTCAAGGAAAGGTTAAGTTAGTTGTACGTTACACACCAAAGGTCCTGGAAGAGATGGAGTCACGATTTGAAAAAATGAGATCGGCAAAACGCAGGCAACAGAACTAA
- the LIN7C gene encoding protein lin-7 homolog C isoform X2 — MAALGEPVRLERDICRAIELLEKLQRSGEVPPQKLQALQRVLQSEFCNAVREATVAAFAASEGHSHPRVVELPKTEEGLGFNIMGGKEQNSPIYISRIIPGGIADRHGGLKRGDQLLSVNGVSVEGEHHEKAVELLKAAQGKVKLVVRYTPKVLEEMESRFEKMRSAKRRQQN; from the exons ACATCTGCAGAGCTATTGAGTTGCTGGAAAAATTACAGAGGAGTGGAGAAGTACCACCACAAAAACTACAGGCTTTGCAAAGGGTTCTTCAAAGTGAGTTCTGTAATGCTGTGAGAGAG GCAACAGTTGCTGCATTTGCTGCCAGTGAAGGTCATTCACATCCCAGAGTTGTTGAACTGCCAAAAACAGAAGAAGGTCTTGGATTCAACATTATGGGAGGCAAAGAGCAAAACTCTCCAATCTATATCTCTCGAATTATCCCAGGCGGTATAGCTGATAGACATGGGGGACTGAAACGTGGAGACCAGCTTCTTTCTGTAAACGGAGTG AGCGTTGAAGGAGAACACCATGAAAAGGCAGTAGAACTGCTGAAAGCAGCTCAAGGAAAGGTTAAGTTAGTTGTACGTTACACACCAAAGGTCCTGGAAGAGATGGAGTCACGATTTGAAAAAATGAGATCGGCAAAACGCAGGCAACAGAACTAA